A genome region from Penaeus chinensis breed Huanghai No. 1 chromosome 15, ASM1920278v2, whole genome shotgun sequence includes the following:
- the LOC125032885 gene encoding cell wall protein DAN4-like, translating into MSVGCQAYTLEGQLCTALTNVYDLIYTTGDQSLRVYASEELHISMTYLRGVSKTGRFLTTSTTSTSTSTSTTSTTTATTSITTSTSPAPTTTSTTTAPPGCLTSPIANEDRVLEGPSGSLLVDNTTFYVNNQDCSWRIIVADGYFVNITWLNFDVEPSFDSVRVADPCLPFDYYAWEYYDGNTLPPNMLSTSNQMVIHFSSDSSVIYPGFSLAYEAVN; encoded by the exons ATGAGTGTGGGTTGCCAAGCCTACACCCTGGAGGGCCAGCTCTGCACCGCCCTCACCAACGTCTACGACCTCATTTACACCACAGGAGACCAGAGCCTACGCGTTTATGCCTCCGAGGAACTCC ATATTAGCATGACATATCTCAGAGGTGTTTCCAAGACTGGCAGAT TTTTGACTACCTCGACAACCAGTACCTCAACTTCAACCTCAACTACGTCAACTACAACGGCAACCACATCCATCACTACCAGTACTTCCCCTGCCCCTACTACCACATCAACTACCACGGCGCCGCCAGGATGCCTCACCTCCCCTATAGCAAATGAAGACCGTG TCCTTGAGGGTCCTTCAGGCAGCCTCCTGGTGGACAACACGACCTTCTACGTAAACAACCAGGACTGCTCGTGGAGGATCATCGTCGCCGACGGCTATTTCGTCAACATCACCTGGCTGAACTTTGACGTCGAGCCCTCCTTCGACTCAGTGAGAGTGGCGGACCCTTGCTTGCCGTTCGACTATTATGCGTG GGAATACTACGATGGCAACACTCTTCCTCCAAACATGTTATCAACAAGCAACCAAATGGTGATTCATTTTTCTTCGGACAGTTCGGTCATTTACCCGGGCTTTTCGCTCGCGTACGAGGCGGTCAACTAA